AAATGCAGGGTCGCCAGCCGCCCAGTAGGCGTCCCGTTTGGCAAACAGGTCGGGAGCAAATGTGCTTAGTCCCAGTAAGTAGTCACTACCGTATTGCACCATATCGATGCCGAAGTCATTGCCTGTGAAAACTTTGAAATCAGGTCGTTTCTGATCTCGCAACTGCAGCCGTTCCCACTCTGGTTCCCGATGGAAGGACGAGTGTTTAGCGCCGATACATTGCGGAATTTCCATCAGGGCGGCATAGGTGTCCAAATCGTAGACTGATCCGAAGGGAGCCAGGTCTTTCGTTAGTTCAAACCCAATAAAACGGTCCGAATTGGCGGCAATTGTCTGATAGGATTTAATAATCTCTGCGGGTGACTGTTCAACCAGACCGAATGACTGGAAGATGACCGGGGTCCCGCCATGCTCCTGGATCAGATCAATCTTTCTCTGATAACCGTCGGCATCAAAGCTGGCTCCCGGTTGATCGCTGACAAAAGCACCTGCCACAAAAGATCCGCCGTTCAGCGTCTGTTGTGCGATTTTCAGGACCTCGATAAAAGTTGGTTCGTCAATCAGATTCACATAACCCGTGTCCATATTGACGGCGGGAGTGATTCCCACTTCTGCGGTGCGGGCGATGTGGGCACTTAATGAATCTCGATCGATTTCCCCGGATTCCAGATAGGGGAGCAAAACGGCTGAAATTCCCGTCAATTTACGGCGTGGTTTGATCATGCTGACGGGATCATAGGCTGCTTCTGGCATTTGGGTGGTCCTTGCTATATATTTGAAGTTTAAAGCTGGATTCAATTGTGTTCCATCGACCATCAGGATACCAGATTCGCGCACAATCTTGGAGGCATTCATGAGTTTTCGACAGAGAGTTTCTTTTGCTTTGTTTTTGATGCTGTGTTGCTTTGGATTCCACCTCGGAATCGTCGAGGCCGCCGATCAGCAGCAAAAACCGAATGTGCTGTTTTTATTTACGGATGATCAACGTGCCGACACCATTCATGCGTTGGGGAACTCACTGATCCAGACGCCGAACCTGGATCAACTCGTGCGGAATGGGTTTGTGTTTAACAATGCTTACTGTTTGGGAAGTAACTCCGGTGCCGTTTGTGTCTGCAGCCGGAACATGCTACTCAGCGGACGAACCTATTTCCGCTGGACGGGCCGTTACGCTTCGGCAAAGAAACCGAATTTTCCAGACTCCATGAAGCAAGCCGGGTATTACACCTACCATCATGGTAAAAAAGGGAACACAGCGATGGAGATCCATAAGCGGTTCGATCAGTCCCAATATCTGAATGATCAACAGGCACGTTTACTGGGCCAGCCCGGAAAAGAAATCGTCGATAATGCAATTCAGTTTTTGAGAACAAAAGAAGACAAACCCTTCTTTATGTATCTGGCGTTTGCCTGCCCGCATGACCCTCGGGTGGCGGATCAGGAATATATGGATCTGTATCAGCGCAACCAGATTCCCTTACCAGAAAATTATCTGCCTTTGCATCCCTTCAATAATGGAGAACAGGTCGTACGTGATGAATTACTGGCCGGGTTCCCGCGTAGCAAAGCCGAAGTGAAAAAGCACCTGCATGATTACTATGCCGACATCACGGGCCTGGATGGCCATATTGGTCGATTGCTGAACGCGCTCAAAGAGAGTGGCGAATATGAGAATACCGTGATTATTTTTTCATCGGATCATGGTCTCGCTGTTGGCAGTCATGGATTGATGGGGAAACAAAGCCTTTACGAACATAGTATGAAATCGCCCCTCATCTTCAGTGGCCCGGGGATTCCCCACGGCCAGAGCGATGCGCTCGTCTATCTGTATGATATCTTTCCGACTGTCTGTGAAATGGTGGGAACTGAGGTCCCGCAAGGACTGGATGCAGCAAGCATGTGGCCTGTGATCAGCGGCAAGAAACCAGAAATTCGTGAGACCCTGTTTACGGCTTACAAAGACGTACAGCGTTCGGTTCGCGATGACAGATGGAAGCTGATTACCTATCCGCAGATCAATCAGTCACAACTGTTTGACTTGGAGAATGACCCTGCGGAAACGAAGGATCTGTTTGGGCAGTCGGCCTGTCAGAGTCATTCAGACCGCTTGCTGGCGTCGATGAAAGACTGGCAGAAAAAAGTCGGCGACACAAGCCCGCTTGCATCGGATACGCCTCAGGACGCGACCTTTAAAGCGCCAACGCCTGAAGAACTGAAACAATTGAATCAGCGTTGGAAGCCCAAAAAGAAGAAAACCAAGAAGAAGTCATCCTAAGAGAGATTAAACCAGATGGTATCAGAAACACGCCCACCGATCCGTTTAGATCAGTTTTTAAAACAGCAGGCTGCGGTTGGGACGGGCGGTCATGCCAAAGTCGTCATCCAGGCAGGAGAAGTGACCGTTAACGGAACCGTCGAGACTAGACGACGCAAGCAACTGTCGCCGGGAGATGTGATATCTTACGCCGGCGAACAGTGGTGCGTTGAAGTCACCCAGGACGAGTGATTATTTGAGATTGCTTCGGTGAACGTTGAATAAGCCACCGACCACAATCACACAGAGAAGGAGTGCAAGATAATCTGAAGTTGTTGCGTTGTGCCAGATATCGAGTAAGTAGTAGATCCAGCTATCAATCCAGAGTTCCATGAGAAGTCCTCCGTTTTGACTCGCAACAAAATGCGGTATGGAAATTCTACACCCTATTCGGCGGTATGTCGGATTGACACGCGAATAACGCATCCAGCAACTTCGATGGTTGTCTTTTAGAAACGGGGCGTCTGTTTTAGCCACTCAATCTTTTCTGCGCTCTCCGTCAGATCCGGATCGTGGGGAGTAAGTTTTCGCAGCTGTAATAATGTTTCTTCTGCCTCAGGAATCAGGGCATAAAACAGCTGATGTTTGAGAAGTAACTTCAGCAGCTGTGCCTCGTTGGGCAGGCATGTATTCGCCCGTTCAACGAGAGACAAAGCTTTCCCGGGAACGCCCATGTCTTCATAAAACTGAGCGAGAGTTGCTAATTCCTGCAGTATCACGGTTGTCTGTTGTCTGTTTTTTTCATCACGATTCTTTTCCCGGTTATTTAGAAAAATTTCTACTTGTTCCTCCAGTTCCAGCATATCTAACAGCTGGCGGGCTTCGGGATTTCCGGATTGGAACGCCAGGTTCAGTTGTGCCAATGCCTCCATTTTACGCCCTTCAGCGAGATAGACTTTGGCCAATAATGTCTGCAATTCTGACGGATGATTCTGGTAGGAAGCCGGTTTGTTCAAGGTCTCGCTGAGAATTTGTTCCGCCTTCTGAATGTGCGACAAACGTAGATATGTTTTCGCCAGCTTGAGATCTTTGTTCTCAATGGCCTCTCCTGAAGGCTGTGTCTCGCTGGCGGGCTGGTAGCTGGCCTGTAATGTTTCCTGGGCAAGATTGATTCCTTGTACCAGATCACGGCGGAGCATTTTTTGATCGGGCATGGAGAAGGCCCGCTCAAACTCACGGATGGCTTTCTGGTAGCGTTTCGTTTTAATGTAAGACCAGGCCAGCAGGTTGGTCAGTCGGACGTCTTCAATCTTCTGGCCCTGCAACTTTTCTACATATTCAATCAGTTCGGCATAGTGACCGGCTTCAAACAGCTGTTGTGTGAAGGCGACTTGGAATGAAAGACGATGTGGAAATCGTTCGATGGCATTTCTGGCGATCTTCAGCGAATCGTCGGCATTCCAGTACTCCTCGCGAATCGTGCCCGTTCTGTTGGGGGCCAGTTTCAGAATCATCACACCCTGTTCGTCATACACGGGCGTCATCCGATAAACGAGGTCCTGGTCCAGTAGATGCCAAGGAAAAGCAGAGACGGTGTCGCGACTGAAGGTGACCAGATAATTGGCCGAGAAGTCCTCGATCATCTGGTGCAGCTTTTCTGCATTGGTCGTCTCAAAAAAGTTCAGGCGCTGATAGCGCTGTCCGGTGGTGGCAATATCAGCGCGGCGTGTGATCAGGCGGCTGTCCGGGAGGGTATGCTGTTTGATCCACTCGCCGGCGGCGTTCCAGTTACTGAATTGATTTGGAGGGAGCTGATCCGTATAGAACTGATTCGACTGCGAGATCATTTTCAAATTGGCACCGATGAGAGACGCATCGGTTCTGATTTGCCAGCCGCAGAACAGCAGTAACAGAATGGAGAACAGGGCCAAGGACACCTTCTGTGTCATTGGTCGGGCGACTTCGATATGTCGCACAAATGCATTCCAACCAGCGGGAATGAAGGCCAGGACCACGGGAATGAGCGGCAGGGTAAACCGCTGTTGCATCCACGGCCAGAGCGAGAGGATTCCCAGACTGAAAATAAGATACAACAAAGCGACGGTTCCCCCTTGTTGTCTGTGTTTGAGCATTCCGTAACAGGACAATACGAGGACCAGCGCTCCCATTGCGAGATAGATCCAGGTGGGGCCGGGAAGAAAGGCGTTTTCGTCTAGAATCATGCGGGCATAGCGGGGTGTTGAGCCGGGCATGTCCGGGAAGAGTTTCTGGCAGAAACTTGTGAAGTGAGTGGTACATCTTTGAATGATGCTCAACAACGTAGCGACGATTCCCTGTGATTGCAGCTCTTTCAAAGCGACGGATGCATAACCACTGTGCTCCAACGCGGAATTTCGAACCATCCAGATGCCTGTCGTCAGAAGAGAGCAGGCGACGCCTGTTAACCAGGGCCAGCGTTGACGACGCAGCACGGCCCAGCATCCAACGGCCAGCACCAAAGCGATGCCGATTGTCCTCAGAAAGGGGAGGAAAACCAGAAGCCCGGTGAACAGCAATAGATCTGTTTTGCTGGCACGATCCTGTCGAACGGCCAGCAGATAGAGAATTGCCAGCGAACAGGCCATGAACGGAATTTCGCTCATAACAATGGTCGAGAAAAACAGGGTATAGGGATTGATGGCAAACAGAAAGGCAATCAAAAACGCAGGCCAGTAGAAGTGCCCGGATAGCCTGGGATCAGCTTCTGACGTTGGGTCTTGTAAACGCATTATGAACAGATAAAGGAACGTAATCAGGGCCAGAGCAGAGAGCAAGACCGTCGCTTTGGCAAGCAATACGTTGTATGGCGCAATCAGCGCCGCTGGAGACAGCAGTAGCGACATGCCGGGGGGACGATGTGCATAGAGAGGTTCTCCCGGCGTATCAATGAGCCGATATCCCGCACCGCCGACAAGTGATTTCGCCATCATGACATAGCGGGCACTGTCGGGTGTGAAAAAATAGAGCTGGTTCCAGCGGGCTACAGCCAGACTCGAAAAGATGACCAGCAAGGCGATAAGGCCTGTTTTGGGGGATCGAATCAGAGATGGCAAAGTAGATTTCATGAACCGGACCGACGCTTTTAAGGCTGTGTAAAGATGGAAGAGTTCTGCAGAAGGAGAGAGAATTGCAAATCTTATTCCTGCTGATGAAATATCGCGGGAGTCGTTGGAAGTTAGTTCCGTATGCAGGAGGCTAGGATGATGCTGCAGATTGTAGAGGTTTCAGATAGACTAGCAGGGCTGATTTCAGCGGAATGTGCTCTTTTCTGTCGTAGATTCGATTTTGGAAATGATGCCGAAATACAACGTTGTTGATTTTCGGAAACAAAGGGGAATGCCTGTTCTCATCTGTCTGCCGTTGCATTTTGATGCCAATTGTTTCACAATTCGTTGCGCGCGGCTCGACGTATATTTTTAATGAAACGAATCGATGGTTCCAGGGATGAATCATTTTAAGAAACTATTTCAAGTCAGGTGTTTATCATGGATGGCAGTAAGTTCCCCTCTTTAAATCAGGCTCCAGAAACGATTGAGGAAACCGAACAGTTGGTTTCTTTTCTGGAAGCACAGAATACCTTTTCGTTTCCTGCCTTGGAAAACGGTTTGTTTCCGGCAGCAATCGCTCATGAATCGACGGGTTATCAGAGTATCTGGGTTCGTGATAATATTCATGTTGCGCATGCTTTGAATGCCGTCGGAAAAATTGAGCCGGCCTGCAAAGCAGCAGCTACATTGACCGATTACTTCATCAAACACAGAGATCGATTCGATAACATCATTTCCGGAAAACATAACGCAACGGAAGTGATGAAACGCCCCCACATCCGCTTTGACGGGAATACGCTGGGGGAAATCGATGAAAAGTGGGCGCATGCCCAAAATGATGCGCTGGGTTATTATCTCTGGTTTTACAGTCTGTTGGCATTACAGGGGAAATTGACGCCCACGCATGATTCCATCGAGTTACTGGCGGCCTTTGTGCATTATTTCGAGAAGATCCGTTTCTGGGAAGATGCAGACAGCGGTCACTGGGAAGAGGCACGCAAGGTCGAGGCGTCGAGCATTGGTACTGTTGTCAGTGGATTACTGACTTTGAAACAGTATCTTGATCAAAGTCAGAACTGGAGCCAGCTTAAGTATGGGAAAAAACTGGTTGCTTCCGAGATGGTCGATGAGTTAATCCAACAGGGGCAAATGACGCTGTCAGAAATTCTACCTGCTGAGAGTATTCAAGCCGATCCTTTGTTGGCGCGAAAATACGATGGCGCGCTGTTATTCCTGATTTATCCACTGGGACTGGTACAGGGTGAGATGGCCGAGAGGATTCTCGAAGATGTCCGAACACACCTGATGGGCGATTATGGCATCCGTCGTTATCTGGGGGATTCATACTGGTGTGCCGACTATAAAGATATGCTCAGCGAAGATGACCGGACGAGCGATTTCAGCGAAGATCAGGCCAGCCGGGATAAGCTGTTAAAACCGGGGCAGGAAGCACAGTGGTGCATTTTCGATTCGATTATGTCTGTGATCTACGGACAACGATTTCTGGATTCAGATAAGTCAGACGATTTTGAAAAACAGCGTTTTCATCTGGAGCGTTCGTTGAATCAGTTGACAACTGAGGAATGCCGCTTTGGTCCTTATCTCTGTCCGGAGTCGTACTTCCTCGAAAAAGGGAAATACATTCCCAACGATATTACGCCGTTATTATGGACTCAGGGTAATTTGATGATGGCGTTGCACCAGTGGAAACAGACGGTTAATGAGCGTCGTTGAGTGTTTCTCGGTTTGATTCCTGCAGCAGCAACTGATCAATCAGACTGCGATATGCGGACAGATCCTGGCTCGTGAGTGCTGCGGCTGCCTGATGCAACAAGTCAATCTGCCGTTTGGTAACAGGGACCGCTGTTGCTTCGGGAGGAACTTCCGGGATCAGTCGTTTCACCAGCGTCTCTAACAGGGCTTCGATGCCAGCTTTTGTTTTGGATGAAACTGGAATTGCCTGCTCGGGGAGCCGCTCATCCCAGCGTTGCGGGAGATCAGTTTTATGGGCGACCACGATGGAATCGTTCCATTGGGAGAGCAGTCGCTGATCGTCCGGATGTGCCGGCTGGCTGGTGTCAATCAGGATCACTCGACAGTCAGCCTGGCTGAGGGTTTGTTCGGCTCGCTGGATGCCTGCTGCTTCCAATTCATCGGCTTGTTCGCGGATGCCTGCGGTATCGGAGAATTGAAAAGGCCAGCCTTCAATGGCTGTGGTTGCGGTCAGGACATCGCGGGTTGTGCCTGCTTCATCGAACACGATTGAGCGGTCGTATCCCAGGATCGCGTTGATCAGACTCGATTTGCCCACATTCGGTCGTCCTGCCAGTACCACTCGCCAGGGAGCCGTTAAATGCAGACCCAGGTGTTCCCAGCGGAGCAGGTTTTGAATTTGCGTTTGAAATAATTCCGCATCGAAGTCTGCTGTTTCGTCTGGAATGAGCATTTCGAAAGCGGTGCGTAAGATCCCCTGTGACTGGCGTAACAAAATTTCAGCAGCGCGGAAAGTCGTGGCGGAAGTCAGTGTTGTCTGCAATTCCACTTCCAGTGCAGGCTCTGTCTGACAGGCTAACTCCTGCCAGGATCGAATTTCGCAGCCTTGTGCGTCCAGGTCGGTCAGAATGCGTTCAACGGCCGCCATGCCGCCGTGACAGTGAATGTCGACCGTCTCATTTTCAATGCGGCAGAGTACCAGATCTTCGCTGTTGGTCTGTCCCCAGAGTCCATACGCAATCCGATTGAGGGGTTGTTCTGTTAACGATTTTCTATTAACGGGCGAGAAGCAACCATCAATGGCACGAGTCAACGCGGGAAGTGTACCATGAACGCGAATGGTAGCGACGGCGCCTCTACCGCGGGGCGTTAACAGCGCGGCGGTGCAAGCGTACTGTGAATTGATTGGGGGAGGGTTTGACATGCCGGTTACTGATTCCCGCTGATTTTTTGTGCCACTAATGCCAGTCCCTGTAACGAGAGTAAAGGCTCAAACTGGACGAATTCGATCAGGTGCGGTGCCAACAGGGCCGAACCGCCGCCCGTTAATAAGACGAGGGGATGAACTTGGCTGGCATTTGGCAGCGATTGCTGCTGAAGCTGGTTGACGAGTTCACGTACCGCGCCCAGTTGTCCCCAGAAGAGTCCGCTACGAATCGCGTCGGTGGTGTTTTTTCCCAGCACAATCGGTTCTGTTTGATGTAGATCATCGACGGGGATCAAGGGGAGTAAAGCTGTGTAGTCATTCAGTGCTTTGGCAGAGAGTTCAAAGCCCGGCAGAATCGCACCGCCGGCAAAACTGCCATCGGATGCCACAACGTCTACCGTAGTTGCGGTTCCCGTATCAATGATAATGGCGGCCTGATCGGCTTTGCGCAGTACATTTGCAGCGACTGCATTCAGCAGACGGTCAATGCCGACTTTACGTGGTTCAGCGACGCAAATTTCCAGGGGAAAG
This window of the Gimesia fumaroli genome carries:
- a CDS encoding dihydrodipicolinate synthase family protein, giving the protein MPEAAYDPVSMIKPRRKLTGISAVLLPYLESGEIDRDSLSAHIARTAEVGITPAVNMDTGYVNLIDEPTFIEVLKIAQQTLNGGSFVAGAFVSDQPGASFDADGYQRKIDLIQEHGGTPVIFQSFGLVEQSPAEIIKSYQTIAANSDRFIGFELTKDLAPFGSVYDLDTYAALMEIPQCIGAKHSSFHREPEWERLQLRDQKRPDFKVFTGNDFGIDMVQYGSDYLLGLSTFAPDLFAKRDAYWAAGDPAFYELNDQLQYLGYFTFRSPSPAYKHSAAQFLHLRGWTKTNLTHPQSPTRPDTDIEVLRELGQRLNVID
- a CDS encoding RNA-binding S4 domain-containing protein, producing the protein MVSETRPPIRLDQFLKQQAAVGTGGHAKVVIQAGEVTVNGTVETRRRKQLSPGDVISYAGEQWCVEVTQDE
- a CDS encoding GTPase, with the translated sequence MSNPPPINSQYACTAALLTPRGRGAVATIRVHGTLPALTRAIDGCFSPVNRKSLTEQPLNRIAYGLWGQTNSEDLVLCRIENETVDIHCHGGMAAVERILTDLDAQGCEIRSWQELACQTEPALEVELQTTLTSATTFRAAEILLRQSQGILRTAFEMLIPDETADFDAELFQTQIQNLLRWEHLGLHLTAPWRVVLAGRPNVGKSSLINAILGYDRSIVFDEAGTTRDVLTATTAIEGWPFQFSDTAGIREQADELEAAGIQRAEQTLSQADCRVILIDTSQPAHPDDQRLLSQWNDSIVVAHKTDLPQRWDERLPEQAIPVSSKTKAGIEALLETLVKRLIPEVPPEATAVPVTKRQIDLLHQAAAALTSQDLSAYRSLIDQLLLQESNRETLNDAH
- a CDS encoding type III pantothenate kinase — translated: MSQPFLQLAIDVGNSRIKFVLLKTEVPAEESSPLPQVVHSISTLIDGTLPWEQIKAWFQGQQELLCQTVVAGSNPRGIARVVKNWPQGNLPVPIEVLNTDSFPLEICVAEPRKVGIDRLLNAVAANVLRKADQAAIIIDTGTATTVDVVASDGSFAGGAILPGFELSAKALNDYTALLPLIPVDDLHQTEPIVLGKNTTDAIRSGLFWGQLGAVRELVNQLQQQSLPNASQVHPLVLLTGGGSALLAPHLIEFVQFEPLLSLQGLALVAQKISGNQ
- a CDS encoding sulfatase-like hydrolase/transferase is translated as MSFRQRVSFALFLMLCCFGFHLGIVEAADQQQKPNVLFLFTDDQRADTIHALGNSLIQTPNLDQLVRNGFVFNNAYCLGSNSGAVCVCSRNMLLSGRTYFRWTGRYASAKKPNFPDSMKQAGYYTYHHGKKGNTAMEIHKRFDQSQYLNDQQARLLGQPGKEIVDNAIQFLRTKEDKPFFMYLAFACPHDPRVADQEYMDLYQRNQIPLPENYLPLHPFNNGEQVVRDELLAGFPRSKAEVKKHLHDYYADITGLDGHIGRLLNALKESGEYENTVIIFSSDHGLAVGSHGLMGKQSLYEHSMKSPLIFSGPGIPHGQSDALVYLYDIFPTVCEMVGTEVPQGLDAASMWPVISGKKPEIRETLFTAYKDVQRSVRDDRWKLITYPQINQSQLFDLENDPAETKDLFGQSACQSHSDRLLASMKDWQKKVGDTSPLASDTPQDATFKAPTPEELKQLNQRWKPKKKKTKKKSS
- a CDS encoding glycoside hydrolase family 15 protein → MDGSKFPSLNQAPETIEETEQLVSFLEAQNTFSFPALENGLFPAAIAHESTGYQSIWVRDNIHVAHALNAVGKIEPACKAAATLTDYFIKHRDRFDNIISGKHNATEVMKRPHIRFDGNTLGEIDEKWAHAQNDALGYYLWFYSLLALQGKLTPTHDSIELLAAFVHYFEKIRFWEDADSGHWEEARKVEASSIGTVVSGLLTLKQYLDQSQNWSQLKYGKKLVASEMVDELIQQGQMTLSEILPAESIQADPLLARKYDGALLFLIYPLGLVQGEMAERILEDVRTHLMGDYGIRRYLGDSYWCADYKDMLSEDDRTSDFSEDQASRDKLLKPGQEAQWCIFDSIMSVIYGQRFLDSDKSDDFEKQRFHLERSLNQLTTEECRFGPYLCPESYFLEKGKYIPNDITPLLWTQGNLMMALHQWKQTVNERR